The following are encoded in a window of Strigops habroptila isolate Jane chromosome 9, bStrHab1.2.pri, whole genome shotgun sequence genomic DNA:
- the LOC115613300 gene encoding H(+)/Cl(-) exchange transporter 5 isoform X6 — protein MNGTSTMMDFLEEPLPGVGTYEDFNTIDWVREKSRDRDRHREITSRSKESTWALIHSVSDAFSGWLLMLLIGLLAGSLAGLIDISAHWMTDLKEGVCLAGFWFNHEHCCWKSNTTFTDRDKCPEWKSWSQLILGHGEGAFAYILNYFMYVVWALLFSLLAVLLVKGFAPYACGSGIPERLPGQVDADHQNHHLSAGRVLWAEPGQGGASGARRLLLWEHLVSSLHQVQEERSQAQRGFISSCSCWSVGSIRCPNRRSALQPGRGNSSVFWWPLVSRLIARTDPAGLKIQPCWGVGEPPEWCVYKAKQPKSLLGFQVSYYFPLKTLWRSFFAALVAAFTLRSINPFGNSRLVLFYVEFHMPWHLLELVPFILLGIFGGLWGAFFIRSNIAWCRRRKTTKLGKYPVLEVFVVTAITAVLAFPNEYTRMSTSELISELFNDCGILDSSKLCEYVNDFNSTKGDDLPDRAAGPGVYTAMWQLALALIMKVFITIFTFGMKVPSGLFIPSMAVGAIAGRLLGVAMEQLAYYHHDWAIFSGWCSQGADCITPGLYAMVGAAACLGGVTRMTVSLVVIMFELTGGLEYIVPLMAAAMTSKWVADAIGREGIYDAHIRLNGYPFLEAKEEFSHKTLAMDVMRPRRNDPPLTVITQDSMTVEDVETIINETTYSGYPVVVSRESQRLVGFVLRRDLIISIENARKKQDGIVSTSVIYFTDHSPPLPPSSPSMLKLRSILDLSPFTVTDQTPMEIVVDIFRKLGLRQCLVTHNGKLLGIITKKDVLKHIAQLANQDPDSILFN, from the exons ATGAATGGCACAAGCACAATGATGGATTTCCTGGAGGAACCTCTTCCCGGCGTGGGCACCTATGAAGATTTTAACACTATAGACTGGGTGCGAGAGAAGTCCAGGGACCGGGACAGGCACAGGGAG ATCACCAGTAGAAGCAAAGAGTCCACATGGGCACTGATACACAGTGTGAGCGACGCCTTCTCTGGCTGGCTGCTGATGCTCCTCATTGGGTTATTGGCAG GTTCCTTGGCAGGGCTGATTGACATCTCTGCCCACTGGATGACAGATCTGAAGGAAGGAGTGTGTTTAGCAGGTTTCTGGTTTAACCACgagcactgctgctggaaatCCAACACAACCTTTACAGACAGAGACAAGTGTCCTGAGTGGAAGAGCTGGTCCCAGCTCATCCTGGGCCATGGAGAG GGGGCTTTTGCATATATTCTCAACTACTTCATGTACGTTGTCTGGGCCTTGCTGTTCTCCCTCCTTGCTGTGCTACTTGTGAAGGGCTTTGCTCCTTATGCCTGTGGCTCAGGGATCCCAGAG AGGCTACCTGGGCAAGTGGACGCTGATCATCAAAACCATCACCTTAGTGCTGGCCGTGTCCTCTGGGCTGAGCCTGGGCAAGGAGGGGCCTCTGGTGCACGTCgcctgctgctgtgggaacaTCTTGTGTCATCTCTTCACCAAGTACAGGAAGAACGAAGCCAAGCGCAGAGAG GTTTtatcagcagctgcagctgctggagtgTCGGTAGCATTCGGTGCCCCAATCGGAGGAGtgctcttcagcctggaagaGGTAACAGCAGCGTTTTCTGGTGGCCCTTGGTGAGCCGTTTGATTGCAAGGACTGACCCTGCTGGGTTAAAAATCCAGCCCTGCTGGGGTGTAGGAGAGCCTCCTGAGTGGTGTGTTTACAAGGCCAAACAACCTAAAAGCTTATTGGGGTTTCAG GTCAGTTACTACTTTCCTCTCAAGACGCTGTGGCGCTCCTTCTTCGCTGCTCTGGTCGCGGCATTCACCCTGCGCTCCATCAACCCCTTTGGGAACAGCCGCTTGGTTCTCTTCTACGTGGAGTTTCACATGCCATGGCATCTTCTGGAGCTTGTGCCGTTCATCCTGCTGGGCATATTTGGTGGGCTTTGGGGAGCTTTCTTCATTCGCAGCAACATCGCCTGGTGCAGGCGGCGCAAGACGACCAAGCTCGGCAAATACCCAGTACTGGAGGTGTTTGTAGTGACGGCCATCACGGCCGTGCTGGCCTTCCCCAACGAGTACACCAGGATGAGCACGAGTGAGCTGATCTCTGAGCTCTTCAATGACTGTGGGATTCTGGACTCCTCCAAGCTCTGCGAGTACGTGAATGATTTCAACAGCACCAAAGGGGATGACCTGCCAGACCGAGCTGCTGGCCCAGGAGTTTACACTGCCATGTGGCAGCTGGCTTTGGCCCTTATAATGAAGGTCTTCATCACCATCTTCACCTTTGGCATGAAG GTGCCTTCAGGTCTCTTCATCCCCAGCATGGCGGTGGGTGCCATTGCGGGCAGGCTGCTCGGCGTGGCCATGGAGCAGCTGGCCTACTACCACCACGACTGGGCCATCTTCAGTGGCTGGTGCAGCCAAGGAGCTGACTGCATCACTCCGGGCCTCTACGCGATGGTCGGGGCCGCAGCGTGTCTAG GTGGTGTGACCCGAATGACGGTGTCGCTGGTGGTCATTATGTTTGAGCTCACTGGTGGACTGGAATACATCGTTCCTCTGATGGCAGCAGCCATGACCAGCAAGTGGGTGGCTGATGCCATTGGGCGGGAAGGCATTTACGATGCCCACATCCGCCTCAACGGGTACCCTTTCCTGGAGGCCAAGGAGGAGTTCTCACACAAGACACTCGCGATGGACGTAATGAGGCCGCGGAGGAACGATCCTCCTCTGACTGTCATCACTCAGGACAGCATGACCGTGGAGGACGTGGAGACCATCATCAATGAAACCACTTACAGTGGCTATCCAGTGGTGGTGTCCCGCGAGTCCCAGAGGCTCGTTGGCTTTGTCCTCAGGAGAGACCTCATAATTTCAATTG AAAATGCCCGGAAGAAGCAGGATGGGATTGTGAGCACTTCagttatttatttcactgaCCACTCTCCTCCGCTGCCTCCAAGCTCCCCCTCCATGCTGAAACTCAGGAGCATCCTGGACCTCAGTCCCTTCACAGTGACAGACCAAACGCCCATGGAAATCGTGGTGGATATATTCCGCAAGCTGGGATTGCGCCAGTGCCTGGTGACTCACAACGG GAAGCTCCTTGGGATCATCACCAAGAAGGACGTTCTGAAGCACATTGCACAACTGGCCAACCAGGACCCGGATTCGATACTCTTCAACTAA
- the LOC115613300 gene encoding H(+)/Cl(-) exchange transporter 5 isoform X5: protein MAGFSSYNGGGMNGTSTMMDFLEEPLPGVGTYEDFNTIDWVREKSRDRDRHREITSRSKESTWALIHSVSDAFSGWLLMLLIGLLAGSLAGLIDISAHWMTDLKEGVCLAGFWFNHEHCCWKSNTTFTDRDKCPEWKSWSQLILGHGEGAFAYILNYFMYVVWALLFSLLAVLLVKGFAPYACGSGIPERLPGQVDADHQNHHLSAGRVLWAEPGQGGASGARRLLLWEHLVSSLHQVQEERSQAQRGFISSCSCWSVGSIRCPNRRSALQPGRGNSSVFWWPLVSRLIARTDPAGLKIQPCWGVGEPPEWCVYKAKQPKSLLGFQVSYYFPLKTLWRSFFAALVAAFTLRSINPFGNSRLVLFYVEFHMPWHLLELVPFILLGIFGGLWGAFFIRSNIAWCRRRKTTKLGKYPVLEVFVVTAITAVLAFPNEYTRMSTSELISELFNDCGILDSSKLCEYVNDFNSTKGDDLPDRAAGPGVYTAMWQLALALIMKVFITIFTFGMKVPSGLFIPSMAVGAIAGRLLGVAMEQLAYYHHDWAIFSGWCSQGADCITPGLYAMVGAAACLGGVTRMTVSLVVIMFELTGGLEYIVPLMAAAMTSKWVADAIGREGIYDAHIRLNGYPFLEAKEEFSHKTLAMDVMRPRRNDPPLTVITQDSMTVEDVETIINETTYSGYPVVVSRESQRLVGFVLRRDLIISIENARKKQDGIVSTSVIYFTDHSPPLPPSSPSMLKLRSILDLSPFTVTDQTPMEIVVDIFRKLGLRQCLVTHNGKLLGIITKKDVLKHIAQLANQDPDSILFN from the exons ATGGCGG GGTTTTCCTCATATAATGGAGGAGGGATGAATGGCACAAGCACAATGATGGATTTCCTGGAGGAACCTCTTCCCGGCGTGGGCACCTATGAAGATTTTAACACTATAGACTGGGTGCGAGAGAAGTCCAGGGACCGGGACAGGCACAGGGAG ATCACCAGTAGAAGCAAAGAGTCCACATGGGCACTGATACACAGTGTGAGCGACGCCTTCTCTGGCTGGCTGCTGATGCTCCTCATTGGGTTATTGGCAG GTTCCTTGGCAGGGCTGATTGACATCTCTGCCCACTGGATGACAGATCTGAAGGAAGGAGTGTGTTTAGCAGGTTTCTGGTTTAACCACgagcactgctgctggaaatCCAACACAACCTTTACAGACAGAGACAAGTGTCCTGAGTGGAAGAGCTGGTCCCAGCTCATCCTGGGCCATGGAGAG GGGGCTTTTGCATATATTCTCAACTACTTCATGTACGTTGTCTGGGCCTTGCTGTTCTCCCTCCTTGCTGTGCTACTTGTGAAGGGCTTTGCTCCTTATGCCTGTGGCTCAGGGATCCCAGAG AGGCTACCTGGGCAAGTGGACGCTGATCATCAAAACCATCACCTTAGTGCTGGCCGTGTCCTCTGGGCTGAGCCTGGGCAAGGAGGGGCCTCTGGTGCACGTCgcctgctgctgtgggaacaTCTTGTGTCATCTCTTCACCAAGTACAGGAAGAACGAAGCCAAGCGCAGAGAG GTTTtatcagcagctgcagctgctggagtgTCGGTAGCATTCGGTGCCCCAATCGGAGGAGtgctcttcagcctggaagaGGTAACAGCAGCGTTTTCTGGTGGCCCTTGGTGAGCCGTTTGATTGCAAGGACTGACCCTGCTGGGTTAAAAATCCAGCCCTGCTGGGGTGTAGGAGAGCCTCCTGAGTGGTGTGTTTACAAGGCCAAACAACCTAAAAGCTTATTGGGGTTTCAG GTCAGTTACTACTTTCCTCTCAAGACGCTGTGGCGCTCCTTCTTCGCTGCTCTGGTCGCGGCATTCACCCTGCGCTCCATCAACCCCTTTGGGAACAGCCGCTTGGTTCTCTTCTACGTGGAGTTTCACATGCCATGGCATCTTCTGGAGCTTGTGCCGTTCATCCTGCTGGGCATATTTGGTGGGCTTTGGGGAGCTTTCTTCATTCGCAGCAACATCGCCTGGTGCAGGCGGCGCAAGACGACCAAGCTCGGCAAATACCCAGTACTGGAGGTGTTTGTAGTGACGGCCATCACGGCCGTGCTGGCCTTCCCCAACGAGTACACCAGGATGAGCACGAGTGAGCTGATCTCTGAGCTCTTCAATGACTGTGGGATTCTGGACTCCTCCAAGCTCTGCGAGTACGTGAATGATTTCAACAGCACCAAAGGGGATGACCTGCCAGACCGAGCTGCTGGCCCAGGAGTTTACACTGCCATGTGGCAGCTGGCTTTGGCCCTTATAATGAAGGTCTTCATCACCATCTTCACCTTTGGCATGAAG GTGCCTTCAGGTCTCTTCATCCCCAGCATGGCGGTGGGTGCCATTGCGGGCAGGCTGCTCGGCGTGGCCATGGAGCAGCTGGCCTACTACCACCACGACTGGGCCATCTTCAGTGGCTGGTGCAGCCAAGGAGCTGACTGCATCACTCCGGGCCTCTACGCGATGGTCGGGGCCGCAGCGTGTCTAG GTGGTGTGACCCGAATGACGGTGTCGCTGGTGGTCATTATGTTTGAGCTCACTGGTGGACTGGAATACATCGTTCCTCTGATGGCAGCAGCCATGACCAGCAAGTGGGTGGCTGATGCCATTGGGCGGGAAGGCATTTACGATGCCCACATCCGCCTCAACGGGTACCCTTTCCTGGAGGCCAAGGAGGAGTTCTCACACAAGACACTCGCGATGGACGTAATGAGGCCGCGGAGGAACGATCCTCCTCTGACTGTCATCACTCAGGACAGCATGACCGTGGAGGACGTGGAGACCATCATCAATGAAACCACTTACAGTGGCTATCCAGTGGTGGTGTCCCGCGAGTCCCAGAGGCTCGTTGGCTTTGTCCTCAGGAGAGACCTCATAATTTCAATTG AAAATGCCCGGAAGAAGCAGGATGGGATTGTGAGCACTTCagttatttatttcactgaCCACTCTCCTCCGCTGCCTCCAAGCTCCCCCTCCATGCTGAAACTCAGGAGCATCCTGGACCTCAGTCCCTTCACAGTGACAGACCAAACGCCCATGGAAATCGTGGTGGATATATTCCGCAAGCTGGGATTGCGCCAGTGCCTGGTGACTCACAACGG GAAGCTCCTTGGGATCATCACCAAGAAGGACGTTCTGAAGCACATTGCACAACTGGCCAACCAGGACCCGGATTCGATACTCTTCAACTAA